From the genome of Methanobrevibacter smithii ATCC 35061, one region includes:
- the purS gene encoding phosphoribosylformylglycinamidine synthase subunit PurS, translating into MIFDIEVKVSLKEGMLNPEATTIERSLALLGYDVKNAKTVDIIKFQMEGEDREAIREDVVDMCERLLCNPVIHNYKITVIPQNSACGA; encoded by the coding sequence ATGATTTTTGATATTGAAGTTAAAGTATCTCTTAAAGAAGGTATGTTAAACCCGGAAGCTACAACTATTGAAAGGTCTCTTGCTTTACTTGGTTATGATGTTAAAAATGCTAAAACTGTAGACATCATCAAATTCCAAATGGAAGGAGAAGACAGGGAAGCTATAAGGGAAGACGTTGTAGACATGTGTGAAAGATTACTTTGTAATCCTGTAATTCATAATTATAAAATTACTGTTATTCCACAAAACTCTGCTTGTGGGGCTTAA
- the purC gene encoding phosphoribosylaminoimidazolesuccinocarboxamide synthase, which translates to MDKKELINNGKVKSVYTTDDENAVIIEFRDDMTAGDGARKEVMNKKGSYNALISTKLFKVLEENGIKTQFIDLPETNVMVAKKLEMIPIEVIVRNIATGSLIRKYPIADGTKLDPPIVQMDFKADEFHDPMLNDSIIKALGLATQEEIDELTEKALKINEVLSEFLLEAGIILVDFKVEFGKDKNGEIILGDEISPDGCRLWDSETLDMLDKELFRKGKDNEVMDAYVEVYNRIIPDDEKIEL; encoded by the coding sequence ATGGATAAAAAAGAGTTAATTAATAATGGTAAAGTAAAGAGTGTATATACTACTGATGATGAAAATGCAGTTATCATTGAGTTTAGAGATGATATGACTGCAGGTGACGGTGCAAGAAAAGAAGTGATGAATAAAAAAGGTTCTTATAATGCACTTATTTCCACTAAACTTTTTAAAGTATTGGAGGAAAACGGTATTAAAACACAGTTTATTGATTTGCCTGAAACTAATGTTATGGTAGCTAAAAAATTGGAAATGATACCTATTGAGGTTATTGTTAGAAATATAGCTACAGGCAGTTTAATTCGTAAATATCCAATAGCTGACGGTACTAAATTAGATCCTCCTATTGTTCAAATGGATTTTAAAGCAGATGAATTCCATGACCCTATGCTTAATGATTCCATTATTAAAGCTTTAGGATTAGCTACTCAGGAAGAAATTGATGAATTAACCGAAAAAGCATTAAAAATTAATGAAGTTTTATCTGAATTCCTTTTAGAAGCTGGAATTATCTTGGTTGATTTCAAAGTTGAATTCGGTAAAGATAAAAACGGCGAAATTATTTTAGGTGATGAAATTAGCCCAGACGGATGCAGGTTATGGGATAGTGAAACCTTGGATATGTTGGATAAGGAATTGTTCAGAAAAGGTAAAGACAATGAAGTTATGGACGCTTATGTGGAAGTTTATAACAGAATTATCCCTGATGACGAGAAAATAGAATTGTAA
- a CDS encoding MnmC family methyltransferase yields MSYEKNARVINDDIFDLVNSCFEKERSSGNINSRCNFFDGNKDYFVLTDDGSYSINSKEINHKVETLHTSTGAISESFEKFIKPMKFNYDEDLAILDICAGLGYNSSAAIADFIKNSSDSSLQIDMVEISKATLACGLLVPSPIPEHDITKKAIENELIKQDYAGISYEKCKIPENIDINVYIEDARQTVQNLEDNYYDAIFLDPFSQNMAPELFSLDFFREFRRVIKDRGIIATYTSSAPVRAGFIEAGFYVGQGPIFGRKQGGTLASPNPEVLDKSLPKNDEIRIALSDVGIPFRDPNLNNSSDFILDKRAEVRHDARHNTKISSAVKTPIFLTKNMEDEKLKRRVERNLAKMNIPSTTSKEAFYILECEENYTEKQDLKNNSRTRILDMTEKLEKVKNGDYNAE; encoded by the coding sequence ATGAGTTATGAAAAAAATGCCAGAGTAATCAATGATGATATTTTTGATTTAGTCAACAGCTGTTTTGAAAAAGAAAGAAGTAGTGGAAATATTAATTCAAGATGTAATTTTTTTGATGGAAACAAGGATTATTTTGTTTTAACTGATGACGGATCATATTCCATTAATTCAAAGGAAATAAATCACAAAGTTGAAACACTTCATACATCTACAGGTGCAATAAGTGAATCATTTGAGAAATTTATCAAACCTATGAAATTCAACTACGATGAAGATCTAGCTATTTTAGATATCTGTGCAGGACTTGGATACAATTCATCTGCTGCAATAGCCGATTTTATTAAAAATAGCTCAGATTCCAGTTTACAAATTGATATGGTTGAAATTTCAAAAGCTACTCTTGCATGCGGTCTTTTAGTTCCCTCACCAATTCCGGAACATGACATTACCAAAAAAGCTATTGAAAATGAATTAATAAAACAGGATTATGCCGGCATTAGCTATGAAAAATGCAAAATTCCTGAAAATATTGACATCAATGTTTATATTGAAGATGCAAGACAAACTGTTCAAAATTTGGAAGACAACTATTATGATGCAATATTTTTAGACCCATTCAGTCAAAATATGGCTCCTGAATTATTTTCTCTGGATTTCTTCAGGGAGTTCAGACGTGTAATTAAAGACAGAGGTATCATAGCTACTTATACTTCTTCTGCACCAGTCAGGGCAGGTTTTATAGAAGCTGGATTTTATGTTGGTCAGGGACCTATTTTCGGAAGAAAACAGGGAGGAACCCTAGCCAGTCCAAATCCAGAAGTTCTTGATAAATCCCTTCCAAAAAACGATGAAATCAGAATAGCTTTATCTGATGTAGGCATTCCATTTAGAGACCCTAATCTAAACAACAGCAGTGATTTTATTTTAGATAAACGGGCAGAAGTCAGACATGATGCAAGACACAACACCAAAATATCCTCTGCTGTCAAAACACCGATTTTTCTAACTAAAAATATGGAAGATGAAAAATTAAAAAGACGTGTTGAGCGTAATTTAGCTAAAATGAACATTCCATCAACTACTTCCAAAGAAGCCTTTTATATTTTAGAATGTGAGGAAAATTATACTGAAAAACAAGACTTGAAAAACAATTCAAGAACTAGAATACTAGACATGACTGAAAAATTAGAAAAAGTAAAAAATGGAGATTATAATGCCGAATAA
- the purQ gene encoding phosphoribosylformylglycinamidine synthase subunit PurQ: MKIGVIRFPGTNCDRDVARAIELAGLTPEYIWWNQEDLTDFDGIVIPGGFSYGDYLRAGAMASITPVIDGIKALVKEEKPVLGICNGAQILGEIGLVPGVFITNENPKFNCEWVDLKVGTARTPFTKSFKKGQTLQIPIAHAEGRFYTEDIDLLKDQDQIVLQFKDKNPNGSMEAITSVCDESGLVCAMMPHPERACEEILGSSDGLNFFKGFL, encoded by the coding sequence ATGAAAATTGGAGTAATTAGATTTCCGGGAACCAACTGTGATAGGGATGTGGCCAGAGCTATTGAACTTGCAGGTTTAACTCCTGAATATATCTGGTGGAATCAGGAAGATTTAACAGATTTTGACGGTATTGTAATTCCTGGGGGATTTTCTTATGGTGATTATTTAAGAGCAGGTGCTATGGCTTCCATCACTCCTGTTATTGATGGTATTAAAGCATTGGTTAAAGAGGAAAAACCTGTTTTAGGAATATGTAACGGAGCTCAAATTCTTGGTGAAATAGGTCTTGTTCCAGGTGTTTTCATAACTAATGAAAATCCTAAATTTAACTGTGAATGGGTTGATTTGAAAGTCGGAACTGCAAGAACACCTTTTACAAAATCATTTAAAAAAGGTCAGACTTTACAGATTCCAATAGCTCATGCAGAAGGAAGGTTTTACACAGAGGATATTGATTTATTAAAAGATCAAGATCAGATAGTTTTACAATTTAAAGATAAAAATCCTAATGGTTCTATGGAAGCTATTACCAGTGTTTGTGATGAGTCAGGTCTTGTTTGTGCAATGATGCCTCATCCTGAACGTGCTTGTGAAGAAATATTAGGTTCTAGTGACGGGTTAAACTTTTTTAAAGGATTTTTATAA
- the glmS gene encoding glutamine--fructose-6-phosphate transaminase (isomerizing) gives MCGIVGCILKNNKNAAPVLLDCISKLEYRGYDSIGIATVSDGINIKKDKGEIKEVDSKLDLADMPGHYGIAHVRWATHGDPNKINAHPHTDENESVAVVHNGIIENYLDIKSQLEEEGHVFKSDTDTEVIPHLIEKYMDKGFDLEDAVRETIGIIHGAYAIAAVSKNEPDKIIATRKDSPLIVGIGEDGYYLASDSPAILEYARDIIYPEKGELVIIDENEIVVKDEFDNVIEKEIETIDWTPEMAEKEGYDYFMIKEINEQATAVRNTLTERDNIQEIIDDLGDISRICFVACGTSFHASITGKYLLESLAGIPTDVILASEFKYSANTLNEDTLVIFISQSGETADSLKALDLANETSKTLGVVNVAGSAITRRADYVIQTQAGPEIGVAATKTYVSQLTAIYLFAALIAKDEKLLEDIYKVPDFIEELLKEVDSIKTMSKKYKFARDFFFIGRGYSYPIALEGALKLKEITYIHGEGYAAGELKHGPLALIDEGIPVVVILPPGENHRKTMSNLEEVKSRGADILAIGSKNDERLKLKSDDLFTIDSDVNEVIAPLVYIVPLQLLAYYVAVEKGLDPDKPKNLAKCVTVE, from the coding sequence ATGTGTGGGATTGTAGGTTGCATATTAAAAAACAATAAAAATGCAGCTCCTGTTCTTTTAGATTGTATATCTAAATTGGAATATAGAGGTTATGATTCAATAGGTATCGCTACAGTTAGTGATGGTATTAACATTAAAAAAGATAAGGGGGAAATTAAAGAGGTTGATTCTAAATTAGATTTGGCTGATATGCCTGGTCATTATGGTATTGCACATGTTCGCTGGGCTACTCATGGTGATCCAAATAAAATTAATGCTCATCCTCATACTGATGAAAATGAATCAGTAGCTGTAGTTCACAATGGTATTATTGAAAATTATTTGGATATTAAATCTCAGCTTGAAGAAGAAGGCCATGTATTTAAATCAGATACTGATACTGAGGTTATTCCTCATTTAATAGAAAAATATATGGACAAAGGATTTGATTTGGAAGATGCTGTACGTGAAACAATCGGAATAATTCACGGAGCTTATGCAATAGCTGCTGTTAGTAAAAATGAACCTGATAAAATAATAGCTACCCGTAAAGACAGTCCTTTAATTGTCGGTATTGGTGAAGACGGATATTACCTAGCTTCTGATTCTCCGGCTATACTGGAATATGCAAGAGACATAATCTATCCTGAAAAAGGGGAACTGGTCATTATTGATGAAAATGAAATAGTGGTCAAGGATGAATTTGACAATGTTATAGAAAAAGAAATTGAAACTATTGACTGGACTCCTGAAATGGCTGAAAAGGAAGGTTATGACTATTTCATGATTAAAGAAATCAATGAACAGGCTACAGCAGTTAGAAACACTTTAACTGAAAGGGATAATATTCAGGAAATTATTGATGATTTGGGAGATATTTCAAGAATCTGTTTTGTAGCATGTGGTACATCTTTCCATGCTTCTATAACTGGTAAATATCTTTTAGAATCTTTGGCAGGTATTCCGACTGATGTTATTTTAGCTTCTGAATTTAAATACTCTGCAAATACATTAAACGAAGATACTTTAGTTATTTTCATATCCCAATCAGGTGAAACAGCAGACAGTCTTAAGGCACTGGATTTAGCTAATGAAACATCCAAAACTTTAGGTGTAGTTAATGTAGCAGGTTCAGCTATTACAAGGCGTGCTGATTATGTGATACAAACTCAGGCAGGTCCTGAGATTGGAGTTGCTGCAACCAAAACTTATGTAAGTCAATTGACTGCTATTTATTTATTTGCAGCATTAATAGCTAAAGATGAAAAATTGCTTGAAGATATCTACAAGGTCCCTGATTTCATTGAGGAGCTACTGAAAGAAGTTGATTCAATTAAGACAATGTCTAAAAAATATAAGTTTGCCCGTGACTTTTTCTTTATTGGAAGAGGATATTCTTATCCTATAGCTTTGGAAGGAGCTTTAAAACTTAAAGAAATTACCTATATTCATGGTGAAGGTTATGCTGCAGGTGAACTTAAACATGGGCCACTTGCACTTATTGATGAGGGAATTCCTGTTGTTGTAATACTGCCTCCTGGAGAAAACCACAGAAAAACAATGAGTAATTTGGAAGAAGTTAAATCCCGTGGTGCAGATATTTTAGCTATCGGTTCTAAGAATGATGAAAGACTAAAACTAAAGTCTGATGATTTGTTTACTATAGACAGTGATGTTAATGAAGTTATTGCACCTTTAGTTTATATAGTGCCATTACAATTGCTGGCATATTATGTGGCTGTTGAAAAAGGTTTGGATCCTGATAAGCCTAAAAACTTAGCTAAATGTGTAACAGTGGAGTGA
- the cobA gene encoding uroporphyrinogen-III C-methyltransferase, translating to MVVYLVGAGPGDADLITLKAIKALNKADVVLYDYLANDEILEHAPKDAKKIYVGKKAGEHYKTQDQINELIVEQAKENDTVVRLKGGDPFVFGRGGEEILALMENDIKFEVIPGVTSAIGAPTSLGLPVTHRAIATSVTLVTGHEDPTKKESQVKWDYTADTLVILMGIGNIKENTSEIMKYRSGDTPVCVIESGTLPDENVIFGTLENIADKEINTPAILIIGDVVSLYKDIYNY from the coding sequence ATGGTAGTTTATTTAGTGGGTGCAGGTCCTGGAGATGCTGATTTAATAACTCTTAAAGCTATAAAAGCTCTAAATAAAGCAGATGTTGTTTTATATGATTATCTGGCTAATGATGAAATTTTAGAGCATGCTCCAAAGGATGCCAAAAAGATATATGTTGGTAAGAAAGCTGGAGAACATTATAAAACACAAGACCAAATTAATGAATTGATTGTCGAGCAGGCTAAGGAAAATGACACTGTTGTTCGTCTTAAAGGAGGGGATCCTTTTGTTTTTGGTCGTGGAGGAGAAGAAATATTAGCTTTAATGGAAAATGATATCAAATTTGAAGTAATTCCTGGTGTAACATCAGCTATTGGAGCGCCAACATCACTTGGGCTACCTGTAACTCATAGAGCTATAGCTACCTCTGTAACATTGGTAACTGGTCATGAAGATCCTACTAAAAAGGAAAGTCAGGTTAAGTGGGATTATACTGCAGATACATTAGTTATATTAATGGGTATAGGCAATATTAAAGAGAACACAAGTGAAATTATGAAGTACCGTTCAGGAGATACACCTGTTTGTGTTATAGAAAGCGGTACTCTTCCAGATGAAAATGTGATTTTCGGAACTCTTGAGAATATAGCTGATAAGGAAATTAACACTCCTGCTATTTTGATTATTGGAGATGTAGTAAGTCTTTATAAAGACATTTATAATTATTGA
- the tgtA gene encoding tRNA guanosine(15) transglycosylase TgtA has translation MFEIKAKDNRGRVGVLKTNSGDVKTPNLMPVIHPRKQTIDVKKYGADIVITNAYLIYKDEDLKKKAAEIGLHKLINFDGPIMTDSGSFQLSVYGDVDITNKEVIEFQELIKTDIGTSLDIPTAPFVTREKAEADLEVTLERAKEAVDYRNSQNMEMKLNSVVQGSTFPDLRRKCADELTKLDADLYPIGAVVPLMESYHYKELVDVVMNSVAHLPDSKPRHLMGAGHPMIFALAVAMGCDLFDSAAYILYAEDDRLLSVRGTYKLENLQEMPCSCEVCCNYTPDDLRAMPKEKRRDLIAQHNLNVSFAELRLIRQAIYEGSLMELVEERCRAHPNLLEALRQLGNYSKDLEKYDPRSKKSAFFYTGSESLYRSEVLRHIQKLRAMPRKRDLVILPPSRKPYSKYVSSKLGNFYVYGSEQELDLNNTDFMVLDIPFGLIPLEIDEIYPLSQNESPRTWDVSSLEFIEDFISEFVEYYDQVLIHSNVIKKLDIGLYNIHSQSDEIRYAKDDLKKVKAIADYQFGVGAGDALFAGNIKIEKSKKTGKIRHIYDGKTLIVNMRASDSFLILSKEGAKRLHAATQYPKNRVVVNKDSEPFSLEGKSVFAKFVVECDEDIRAKDEVLIVNEEDKLLAYGKALLGACEINDFQTGQAIKTRKGMKK, from the coding sequence ATGTTTGAGATTAAAGCTAAAGATAATAGAGGCAGAGTTGGTGTTTTGAAAACTAACTCTGGTGATGTAAAAACCCCTAATTTAATGCCAGTTATCCATCCTCGTAAACAAACTATTGATGTTAAAAAATATGGGGCAGATATAGTTATTACCAATGCTTATTTAATTTACAAAGATGAGGATTTAAAAAAGAAAGCTGCAGAAATAGGGCTTCATAAGTTAATTAATTTTGACGGTCCGATTATGACGGATTCAGGTTCGTTCCAACTGTCTGTTTACGGTGATGTTGATATTACAAATAAAGAGGTTATTGAGTTTCAGGAATTGATTAAAACAGACATTGGAACTAGTTTGGATATTCCAACAGCACCTTTTGTAACCCGTGAAAAGGCTGAAGCAGATTTGGAAGTTACTTTGGAAAGGGCTAAGGAAGCTGTTGATTACAGAAATTCCCAAAATATGGAAATGAAATTGAATTCTGTAGTTCAAGGTTCAACTTTTCCTGATTTAAGAAGAAAATGTGCAGATGAACTGACTAAATTAGATGCGGATTTGTATCCTATAGGTGCAGTAGTTCCGTTAATGGAATCATATCATTATAAGGAGCTTGTTGATGTTGTAATGAACAGTGTAGCACATCTTCCGGACAGTAAGCCCCGTCACTTGATGGGTGCAGGCCATCCGATGATTTTTGCCTTGGCTGTAGCTATGGGATGTGATTTGTTTGATTCAGCAGCTTATATATTATATGCTGAAGATGACCGTTTATTGTCTGTAAGAGGAACTTACAAACTTGAAAACTTACAGGAAATGCCATGTTCATGTGAAGTTTGCTGCAACTACACTCCGGATGACTTAAGGGCTATGCCTAAAGAAAAAAGAAGAGATTTAATAGCTCAGCATAACTTAAATGTTTCATTTGCTGAGTTAAGATTAATTAGGCAGGCTATTTATGAAGGTTCATTAATGGAACTTGTTGAAGAACGCTGCAGAGCACACCCTAATCTGCTTGAAGCTCTTCGCCAATTAGGCAACTACAGCAAAGATTTGGAAAAATATGATCCGAGAAGTAAAAAATCAGCATTTTTCTACACAGGTTCAGAATCATTATACAGAAGTGAAGTTTTAAGGCATATTCAAAAGCTAAGGGCAATGCCCAGAAAACGTGATTTGGTAATATTGCCTCCTTCACGTAAACCTTACAGCAAATATGTTTCAAGTAAGCTTGGAAACTTTTATGTTTATGGAAGTGAACAGGAATTGGATTTGAACAATACTGATTTTATGGTATTGGATATTCCGTTCGGTCTTATTCCTCTTGAAATTGATGAAATATATCCATTAAGTCAAAATGAATCTCCAAGAACCTGGGATGTAAGCAGTCTGGAATTTATTGAGGACTTTATCTCAGAATTTGTAGAATACTATGATCAGGTCTTAATTCACTCCAATGTTATTAAAAAATTGGATATTGGATTATATAATATTCATTCACAGTCTGATGAAATCAGATATGCAAAAGATGACCTTAAAAAGGTTAAGGCAATAGCTGACTATCAGTTTGGTGTCGGAGCAGGTGATGCTTTATTTGCAGGTAATATAAAAATTGAAAAAAGTAAAAAAACAGGTAAGATAAGACATATTTATGACGGAAAAACATTAATTGTAAATATGAGAGCTTCTGACAGCTTTTTAATCCTTTCAAAAGAAGGTGCAAAAAGACTCCATGCAGCTACACAATATCCTAAAAACAGAGTTGTAGTAAATAAGGACTCAGAACCATTTTCACTTGAAGGAAAAAGCGTTTTTGCCAAATTCGTCGTGGAATGTGATGAGGATATAAGAGCTAAGGATGAAGTTTTAATTGTAAATGAAGAGGACAAGTTGCTTGCTTATGGTAAGGCATTACTTGGGGCCTGTGAAATCAACGATTTCCAAACAGGACAGGCTATTAAAACACGTAAAGGAATGAAAAAATAA
- a CDS encoding acyltransferase, translated as MEFFNFDVGKNRIYNVDWLKTIAILAVLLLHCSSKYLMPDFVFQPNWYCGVFFESLSRFGVPLFIMVSGFLILRKDQPISSVPRRIKRVLIPFIFWLVVYVIAKFAMIYHSFDLIQFGYFLIQAFLDPTIVSIEFWFVYMIVGLYIFSPIITTWLHNAEIYEIEYFLIVWALISFVGFSNVDFLLYDYLKYFTGSIGYFILGYYLYIKQKSVLKNKNFGLVLFVAGTLLSFLGTVLSSMAIGGQSLLFFNLGDVTPNACLQAIGMFIIVLNTDCEKYSKSVNNAFVFCSIGSYGVYLANVLFINIFDKILSFNVMGNAALTIVLECIAVFIICNIFIRLMSKVPVLEKFSGI; from the coding sequence TTGGAATTTTTCAATTTTGATGTTGGTAAAAATCGTATATATAATGTGGATTGGCTTAAGACTATTGCAATACTTGCGGTATTGTTATTGCACTGTTCTTCGAAATATTTGATGCCGGATTTTGTGTTTCAGCCAAATTGGTACTGTGGAGTATTTTTTGAATCACTTTCCAGATTCGGTGTTCCTTTATTTATCATGGTTTCAGGATTTCTTATTTTAAGAAAAGACCAACCAATTTCATCTGTTCCTAGAAGAATTAAAAGGGTTTTAATTCCTTTTATTTTTTGGCTAGTAGTCTATGTAATTGCTAAATTTGCAATGATTTATCATTCATTTGATTTAATTCAATTTGGATACTTTTTAATTCAGGCATTTTTAGACCCAACTATTGTTTCAATCGAGTTTTGGTTTGTTTACATGATTGTAGGGTTGTATATATTTTCACCGATTATTACTACATGGCTGCATAATGCCGAAATTTATGAAATTGAGTATTTTTTAATTGTATGGGCTTTGATTTCCTTTGTAGGATTTTCAAATGTTGATTTTTTATTATATGATTATTTAAAATATTTCACAGGAAGTATCGGTTATTTTATATTGGGATATTATTTATACATTAAACAAAAATCTGTTTTAAAAAATAAAAACTTCGGACTGGTACTGTTTGTAGCAGGAACATTGTTGTCATTTTTAGGAACAGTATTGTCTTCTATGGCGATTGGTGGACAGTCTTTATTATTTTTTAATTTAGGTGATGTAACTCCAAATGCCTGTCTTCAAGCTATTGGAATGTTTATAATAGTATTAAACACAGATTGTGAAAAATATTCTAAATCAGTTAATAATGCTTTTGTTTTTTGCAGTATTGGAAGTTATGGAGTTTATTTAGCTAATGTTTTATTTATTAACATTTTCGATAAAATTCTTTCATTTAATGTTATGGGAAATGCTGCACTGACTATAGTTTTAGAATGTATTGCTGTTTTTATAATCTGTAATATTTTTATTAGACTGATGAGTAAAGTTCCGGTTTTAGAGAAATTTTCCGGAATTTAA
- a CDS encoding adhesin → MFGNKMKIFLITLCFMLSVSAVGAASDVGNVVSFDDDVETSDLDVDPPSGIDDINNVTYSKSEYTREPVIYGEDLSMYYKNGSRYEVSIYQDGKLINSQNNDSKVIFNVNGVNYTKELVNGKAFIGINLNPGNYTITTFYHYTDGLATKTNNIEVLSTIQANDVVKFFRNGTQYCAKFLDGCGSPLVNASVIFNINGVFYKKQTDDNGMAKLNINLRPGVYILTAMHPDALMYGSNITVLSTILANDVVKFFRNGTQYCAKFLDGCGSPLVNASVTFNINGVLYKKQTDYEGVARLNINLFPGKYILTAMHPDGLMYGYNITVLSTIHGDDIVKFFRNGTQYCAKFLDGCGSPLVNASVIFNINGVFYKKQTDDNGMARLNIDLFPGEYILTAIHLNGEEKANIIKVLTTISAEDISLIENKSGVFVLKTHDGARNVSITIDGVEYIVQTDDGGVATLNVSLSKGNHAVLSKNLNSGEEIFNTIYVMEDPAFIKYYSIYGVSPDGKYIMAIGRPSAAGELSKYGYTLYKSVFERICPCCRSDRLYWGIFWAGSETANWGVFPATGLKESGSAEGHIFCAKCDADFSVIDGKNHGGGSKNLIKVISTVSSSKDEAYILKNGQMPYSAL, encoded by the coding sequence ATGTTTGGCAATAAAATGAAGATATTTTTAATAACACTTTGTTTCATGTTGTCTGTATCTGCAGTTGGTGCGGCTTCAGATGTTGGTAATGTGGTGTCATTTGATGACGATGTTGAAACAAGTGATTTGGATGTTGATCCTCCATCGGGGATTGATGATATAAATAATGTAACTTATTCTAAATCCGAATATACTCGAGAACCGGTTATTTATGGTGAAGACCTTTCAATGTATTATAAAAACGGAAGCCGGTATGAAGTATCTATATATCAGGATGGTAAACTTATAAATTCTCAAAATAATGATTCTAAAGTAATTTTCAATGTTAATGGTGTGAATTACACAAAAGAATTGGTAAACGGTAAAGCTTTCATAGGGATTAACTTAAATCCTGGAAATTACACAATAACTACATTTTATCATTATACAGACGGATTAGCTACCAAGACCAATAATATTGAAGTATTGTCTACTATTCAGGCTAATGATGTTGTTAAGTTTTTTAGGAATGGTACTCAGTATTGTGCTAAGTTTTTGGATGGTTGTGGCAGTCCTTTGGTTAATGCCAGTGTTATTTTTAATATTAATGGTGTTTTTTATAAAAAGCAGACTGATGATAATGGTATGGCCAAATTGAATATTAATTTGCGCCCTGGTGTGTATATTTTAACTGCTATGCATCCTGACGCTTTGATGTATGGAAGTAATATCACTGTACTGTCTACTATTCTGGCTAATGATGTTGTTAAGTTTTTTAGGAATGGTACTCAGTATTGTGCTAAGTTTTTGGATGGTTGTGGCAGTCCTTTGGTTAATGCCAGTGTTACTTTTAATATTAACGGTGTGCTTTACAAAAAACAGACTGATTATGAAGGTGTAGCTAGGCTGAATATCAACCTCTTTCCGGGAAAGTATATTTTAACTGCTATGCATCCTGACGGTTTGATGTATGGATATAATATTACTGTACTGTCTACTATTCATGGAGACGACATTGTTAAGTTTTTTAGGAATGGTACTCAGTATTGTGCTAAGTTTTTGGATGGTTGTGGCAGTCCTTTGGTTAATGCCAGTGTTATTTTTAATATTAATGGTGTTTTTTATAAAAAGCAGACTGATGATAATGGTATGGCCAGATTGAATATTGACCTATTTCCTGGAGAGTATATTTTAACTGCAATTCATTTAAACGGTGAAGAAAAAGCAAATATTATTAAAGTATTGACTACTATTTCAGCAGAGGATATTTCATTAATTGAGAATAAAAGTGGAGTATTTGTACTTAAAACTCATGACGGTGCAAGAAATGTATCAATAACAATTGATGGTGTTGAATACATTGTTCAAACTGATGATGGAGGTGTTGCTACTTTGAATGTTTCTTTATCAAAGGGTAATCATGCAGTACTTTCCAAGAACTTGAATTCAGGAGAGGAAATATTCAATACGATTTATGTAATGGAAGATCCTGCTTTTATTAAATACTACAGCATTTACGGTGTATCTCCTGATGGAAAATATATTATGGCTATCGGAAGACCTTCAGCTGCTGGTGAATTAAGCAAATATGGTTATACATTATACAAATCAGTATTTGAAAGAATATGTCCATGCTGCAGAAGTGACAGACTTTACTGGGGAATATTTTGGGCAGGCAGTGAAACAGCAAACTGGGGTGTTTTCCCAGCTACTGGTTTAAAAGAGTCAGGAAGTGCAGAAGGTCATATATTCTGTGCTAAATGTGATGCAGATTTCTCTGTTATTGATGGTAAAAACCATGGTGGCGGTTCTAAAAATCTGATAAAAGTTATTTCTACTGTCAGTTCATCGAAGGATGAAGCATACATATTAAAAAATGGACAAATGCCTTATTCGGCATTATAA